A genome region from Nitrosopumilus oxyclinae includes the following:
- the lysW/argW gene encoding alpha-aminoadipate/glutamate carrier protein LysW translates to MSKCEECDADISIPSDALEGEIVTCPECGASFELSKGSSGFDLKPAQTVGEDWGQ, encoded by the coding sequence ATGTCAAAATGTGAAGAATGTGATGCAGATATTTCCATCCCAAGTGATGCACTTGAAGGTGAAATTGTAACATGTCCGGAATGTGGCGCAAGTTTTGAATTATCTAAAGGTTCAAGCGGTTTCGATCTAAAGCCGGCCCAAACGGTTGGCGAGGATTGGGGACAGTGA
- the lysX gene encoding lysine biosynthesis protein LysX — translation MNPDVTILYDTIRWEEKALLEAGKKKNINIQMVDCKKLAINLEKKPEDYGVVIQRCVSYYRNLHSTAALEGLGVKVINCLNTGVYAGNKLFTHMLLKKFGVPTPDATVAFSKDAALEALDSEGYPRVIKPTVGSWGRLISKLNDRDAAEGIIESRENMYPIYQVHYLEEFVQRPPRDIRAIMVGDKIVAAIYRSSKHWKTNMALGGVAEPCKVTQEMEEMCIKAKHAVEGDIVGVDLMESNEKGLVVHEVNNTTEYKNTVRVCDVDIPSLMLDYALKIEK, via the coding sequence GTGAATCCTGACGTTACCATTCTTTACGATACCATCCGTTGGGAAGAAAAAGCTCTACTAGAAGCAGGTAAAAAAAAGAATATCAACATCCAGATGGTTGATTGTAAAAAATTGGCTATAAATTTAGAAAAAAAACCAGAAGATTACGGTGTAGTTATTCAGAGATGTGTTAGTTATTATAGAAATTTACATTCAACAGCAGCTCTTGAAGGATTAGGTGTTAAGGTGATCAATTGTCTAAACACTGGAGTGTATGCAGGAAATAAATTATTTACACATATGTTATTAAAAAAATTTGGAGTTCCAACACCAGATGCGACTGTAGCTTTTTCAAAAGATGCAGCACTAGAAGCATTAGATTCAGAAGGATATCCAAGAGTAATCAAACCAACAGTTGGTAGTTGGGGAAGATTAATCTCAAAATTAAATGATAGGGACGCAGCTGAAGGAATTATTGAAAGCAGAGAAAACATGTATCCAATTTATCAAGTTCATTATTTAGAAGAATTTGTACAAAGACCACCAAGAGACATTAGAGCAATAATGGTAGGAGATAAAATAGTTGCAGCAATCTACAGATCTTCCAAGCATTGGAAAACAAACATGGCACTAGGCGGAGTGGCAGAGCCATGTAAAGTAACACAAGAAATGGAAGAGATGTGTATTAAAGCAAAACACGCAGTTGAAGGAGATATCGTAGGTGTAGATTTGATGGAAAGCAATGAGAAAGGACTAGTTGTACATGAAGTAAACAATACAACAGAATACAAAAACACAGTTAGAGTGTGTGATGTAGATATTCCCTCCTTAATGCTAGACTATGCACTGAAGATAGAAAAGTAA